One Pseudomonas tolaasii NCPPB 2192 genomic window carries:
- a CDS encoding MFS transporter, with product MHDPHSERMSSGETRAASGLALVFAFRMLGMFMVLPVLATYGMDLAGATPALIGLAIGAYGLTQALFQIPFGIVSDRIGRRPVIYLGLIVFALGSVLAAQSDSIWGVIAGRVLQGAGAISAAVMALLSDLTREQHRTKAMAMIGMTIGLSFAVAMVVGPLLTRAFGLHGLFLATGGMALFGIVIVAFMVPRSTGTLQHRESGVARKALLPTLKHPDLLRLDLGIFVLHAMLMCSFVALPLALVQKAGLPKEQHWWVYLTALLVSFFAMIPFIIYGEKKRKMKRVLLGAVATLMLTELFFWQFGDSLRALVIGTVVFFTAFNLLEASLPSLISKVSPAGGKGTAMGVYSTSQFLGSALGGIMGGWMFQHGGLSVVFLGCAGLAALWLAFAVTMREPPYVTSLRLPLSPEAIREAGLVERLKAVVGVTDAVVIAEEAAIYIKLDTELLDRATLEQLVNPVPTARPA from the coding sequence ATGCACGATCCCCACAGCGAACGCATGAGTAGCGGCGAGACCCGCGCGGCAAGCGGTCTGGCCCTGGTGTTCGCCTTCCGTATGCTGGGCATGTTTATGGTGTTGCCGGTGCTGGCGACCTATGGAATGGATCTCGCAGGCGCAACCCCCGCATTGATCGGCCTGGCCATTGGCGCCTATGGCCTGACCCAGGCACTTTTCCAGATTCCGTTCGGGATCGTTTCCGACCGCATTGGCCGCCGCCCGGTGATCTACCTCGGGCTGATCGTTTTCGCCCTCGGCAGCGTGCTGGCGGCTCAGTCCGACTCGATCTGGGGCGTGATCGCCGGGCGCGTCCTGCAAGGCGCCGGTGCAATTTCCGCTGCCGTCATGGCGTTGCTCTCGGACCTCACTCGCGAACAACATCGCACCAAAGCCATGGCCATGATCGGCATGACCATCGGCCTGTCGTTCGCCGTGGCCATGGTGGTCGGGCCCTTGCTGACCCGTGCGTTCGGGTTGCACGGCCTGTTCCTGGCTACCGGCGGCATGGCGCTGTTCGGCATCGTGATCGTCGCCTTCATGGTGCCGCGCTCCACCGGCACCTTGCAGCACCGCGAGTCCGGCGTCGCGCGCAAGGCGTTGCTACCGACGCTCAAGCACCCGGACCTGCTGCGCCTGGATTTGGGTATCTTCGTATTACACGCAATGCTGATGTGCAGCTTCGTCGCCTTGCCCCTGGCGCTGGTCCAAAAGGCCGGTTTGCCCAAGGAACAGCACTGGTGGGTCTATCTCACTGCGCTGCTGGTTTCGTTCTTCGCCATGATCCCGTTCATCATCTACGGCGAGAAGAAACGCAAAATGAAACGAGTTTTGCTGGGCGCCGTCGCGACATTGATGCTCACTGAACTATTCTTCTGGCAGTTCGGCGACAGCCTGCGGGCGCTGGTGATCGGCACGGTGGTGTTCTTCACCGCGTTCAACCTGCTGGAGGCTTCGCTGCCTTCGCTGATCAGTAAGGTTTCACCGGCCGGCGGCAAGGGCACGGCGATGGGGGTCTACTCCACCAGCCAGTTCCTTGGTTCTGCCTTGGGCGGCATCATGGGCGGCTGGATGTTCCAGCATGGCGGTTTGTCGGTTGTGTTCCTCGGATGCGCCGGGCTGGCTGCACTTTGGTTAGCCTTTGCTGTTACCATGCGCGAACCTCCGTATGTGACGAGCCTGCGCCTGCCGTTATCGCCTGAAGCGATCCGCGAAGCTGGTTTGGTCGAGCGCCTGAAGGCCGTCGTTGGAGTAACGGATGCAGTAGTGATCGCAGAAGAAGCTGCGATTTACATCAAATTGGACACCGAATTATTGGATCGCGCGACGCTCGAGCAACTGGTCAACCCGGTGCCGACAGCGCGCCCAGCCTAG
- the uvrA gene encoding excinuclease ABC subunit UvrA translates to MDKILIRGARTHNLKNIDLTLPRDKLIVITGLSGSGKSSLAFDTLYAEGQRRYVESLSAYARQFLSMMEKPDVDTIEGLSPAISIEQKSTSHNPRSTVGTITEIYDYLRLLYARVGIPRCPDHDIPLEAQTVSQMVDLVLAQPEGAKLMLLAPVIRERKGEHLSVFEELRAQGFVRARINGKLYELDEAPKLDKQKKHSIDVVVDRFKVRADLQQRLAESFETALKLADGIALVAPMDDEPGEEIIFSARFACPICGHAISELEPKLFSFNNPAGACPTCDGLGVKQFFDIKRLVNGDLTLAEGAIRGWDRRNVYYFQMLGSLASHYKFSLEVPFNQLPAEQQKIILHGSGSQNVDFKYLNDRGDIVKRSHPFEGIVPNLERRYRETESASVREELAKFLSTQPCPDCRGTRLRREARHVWVGEKTLPAVTSLPIGDACEYFGVLKLTGRRGEIADKILKEIRERLQFLVNVGLDYLSLDRSADTLSGGEAQRIRLASQIGAGLVGVLYILDEPSIGLHQRDNDRLLGTLKHLRDIGNTVIVVEHDEDAIRLADYVVDIGPGAGVHGGHIVAEGTPAQVMAHPDSLTGKYLSGRVKIEVPAKRTPRNKKLALHLKGARGNNLRNVDLEIPIGLLTCVTGVSGSGKSTLINNTLFPLSATALNGATTLEAAAHDSIKGLEHLDKVVDIDQSPIGRTPRSNPATYTGLFTPIRELFAGVPESRSRGYGPGRFSFNVKGGRCEACQGDGLIKVEMHFLPDIYVPCDVCKSKRYNRETLEIKYKGKSIHETLEMTIEEAREFFDAVPALARKLQTLMDVGLSYIKLGQSATTLSGGEAQRVKLSRELSKRDTGKTLYILDEPTTGLHFADIQQLLDVLHRLRDHGNTVVVIEHNLDVIKTADWLVDLGPEGGSKGGQIIAVGTPEQVSEMPQSHTGYYLKPLLARDRA, encoded by the coding sequence TTGGACAAGATCCTGATTCGTGGGGCTAGAACCCACAACCTGAAGAACATCGACCTGACCCTGCCCCGGGACAAACTGATCGTCATCACCGGTTTGTCGGGGTCCGGCAAATCGTCCCTGGCATTCGACACGCTGTATGCCGAAGGCCAGCGTCGCTATGTGGAATCGCTGTCGGCCTATGCCCGCCAGTTCCTGTCGATGATGGAAAAGCCCGACGTCGACACCATTGAAGGCCTGTCGCCGGCCATCTCCATCGAACAGAAATCGACCTCCCACAACCCACGCTCGACCGTGGGCACCATCACCGAAATCTACGATTATCTGCGCCTGCTGTATGCCCGTGTGGGTATTCCGCGCTGCCCGGACCACGACATTCCGCTGGAAGCCCAGACCGTCAGCCAGATGGTCGACCTGGTGCTGGCCCAGCCGGAAGGCGCCAAGCTGATGCTGCTGGCACCGGTGATTCGTGAGCGCAAGGGTGAACACCTTTCTGTTTTCGAAGAGCTGCGCGCGCAAGGTTTTGTGCGTGCACGCATCAACGGCAAGCTGTACGAGCTGGATGAAGCGCCGAAGCTCGACAAGCAAAAGAAGCATTCGATCGATGTGGTGGTTGACCGCTTCAAGGTGCGGGCCGACCTGCAACAGCGTCTGGCGGAATCCTTTGAAACAGCTCTGAAGCTGGCGGACGGCATTGCGCTTGTCGCACCCATGGACGACGAACCTGGCGAAGAAATTATCTTCTCCGCGCGCTTCGCCTGCCCGATCTGCGGCCATGCCATCAGCGAACTGGAACCCAAGCTGTTCTCCTTCAACAACCCGGCCGGCGCCTGCCCGACGTGTGATGGCCTGGGCGTTAAGCAGTTCTTCGACATCAAGCGCCTGGTCAATGGCGACCTGACCCTGGCGGAGGGGGCGATACGCGGCTGGGACAGGCGCAACGTTTATTACTTCCAGATGCTCGGGTCGCTGGCGTCCCACTATAAATTCAGCCTGGAAGTACCGTTCAACCAGCTGCCGGCCGAACAGCAGAAAATCATCCTGCATGGCAGCGGGTCCCAGAACGTCGACTTCAAATACCTGAACGACCGGGGCGACATCGTCAAACGCTCGCACCCGTTCGAAGGCATTGTGCCGAACCTTGAACGCCGCTACCGCGAAACCGAATCGGCCAGCGTGCGCGAAGAACTGGCGAAGTTCCTGAGCACCCAGCCATGTCCTGATTGCCGCGGCACCCGCCTGCGCCGTGAAGCGCGACATGTCTGGGTGGGCGAGAAGACATTACCGGCGGTGACCAGCCTGCCGATTGGCGATGCCTGTGAGTACTTTGGGGTGCTCAAGCTGACGGGGCGTCGTGGCGAGATTGCCGACAAGATCCTCAAGGAAATTCGTGAGCGGTTGCAGTTCCTGGTCAACGTTGGCCTGGATTACCTGTCGCTGGATCGCAGTGCCGACACCCTGTCCGGCGGCGAGGCCCAGCGTATTCGCCTGGCCAGCCAGATTGGCGCCGGCCTCGTGGGCGTCTTGTACATCCTTGATGAACCGTCGATTGGCTTGCACCAGCGGGATAACGACCGGCTGCTGGGTACGTTGAAACACCTGCGCGATATCGGCAACACCGTGATTGTGGTCGAGCACGACGAAGACGCGATCCGCTTGGCGGACTACGTCGTCGATATCGGCCCGGGTGCCGGCGTACACGGTGGGCATATTGTGGCCGAGGGCACGCCCGCGCAAGTCATGGCGCATCCGGATTCGCTGACTGGCAAGTACTTGTCCGGCCGCGTGAAAATTGAAGTCCCGGCCAAACGCACACCGCGTAACAAGAAGTTGGCGCTGCACCTCAAGGGCGCGCGTGGCAACAATTTGCGCAACGTCGATCTGGAAATTCCGATTGGGTTGCTGACCTGTGTGACGGGGGTTTCGGGTTCGGGCAAATCGACGCTGATCAACAACACGCTGTTCCCCTTGAGTGCGACCGCATTGAACGGTGCGACCACCCTGGAAGCGGCGGCACATGACAGCATCAAGGGCCTTGAACACCTCGACAAGGTGGTCGATATCGACCAGAGCCCGATTGGCCGCACGCCGCGCTCCAACCCGGCGACTTACACCGGGTTGTTTACGCCAATTCGCGAGCTGTTCGCTGGTGTACCCGAATCCCGCTCACGGGGTTATGGGCCGGGCCGGTTCTCGTTCAACGTCAAGGGCGGGCGCTGCGAAGCTTGCCAGGGCGACGGTTTGATCAAGGTGGAAATGCACTTCCTGCCGGACATCTACGTGCCGTGCGACGTGTGCAAGAGCAAGCGCTATAACCGCGAAACCCTGGAGATCAAGTACAAGGGCAAGAGCATCCACGAAACGCTGGAAATGACCATCGAGGAAGCCCGGGAGTTTTTCGATGCGGTTCCAGCACTGGCGCGCAAACTGCAGACGCTGATGGATGTGGGCTTGTCTTATATCAAGCTGGGGCAGTCGGCTACCACCTTGTCCGGCGGCGAGGCCCAGCGGGTGAAGCTGTCGCGTGAGTTATCCAAGCGCGATACCGGCAAGACCCTGTATATCCTCGACGAGCCGACCACCGGCCTGCATTTTGCGGATATTCAGCAGTTGCTTGATGTATTGCACCGCCTGCGCGATCACGGCAATACCGTGGTAGTGATCGAGCACAACCTGGATGTGATCAAGACCGCAGACTGGCTGGTGGACTTGGGCCCGGAAGGCGGTTCCAAAGGTGGTCAGATCATTGCGGTGGGTACGCCGGAACAGGTCTCTGAAATGCCACAATCCCACACCGGCTATTATCTTAAGCCGTTGTTGGCGCGCGATCGGGCCTGA
- the bfr gene encoding bacterioferritin — translation MQGHPDVIDYLNTLLTGELAARDQYFIHSRMYEDWGFTELYERINHEMEEEAQHADALMRRILMLEGTPRMRPDDLDVGTTVPDMLAADLRLEYKVRAALCKGIELCEQHNDYVTREILRVQLNDTEEDHTYWLEKQLGLIKLVGLENYLQSQF, via the coding sequence ATGCAAGGTCACCCCGACGTAATCGATTACCTCAACACGTTGCTGACGGGCGAACTGGCTGCTCGTGACCAATATTTCATCCATTCGCGCATGTACGAAGACTGGGGCTTCACAGAGCTCTACGAACGTATCAACCATGAGATGGAAGAAGAGGCACAGCACGCTGACGCGCTGATGCGCCGTATTCTGATGCTGGAAGGCACACCGCGCATGCGTCCGGATGACCTGGACGTGGGTACCACGGTACCTGACATGCTCGCTGCAGACCTGCGCCTGGAGTACAAGGTGCGTGCTGCGCTCTGCAAGGGCATTGAGCTCTGCGAGCAGCACAATGACTATGTCACTCGGGAAATCCTGCGTGTTCAGTTGAACGATACCGAAGAAGATCACACCTATTGGCTGGAAAAGCAGTTAGGTCTGATCAAGCTGGTCGGCCTGGAGAATTACCTGCAATCGCAGTTCTGA
- a CDS encoding catalase, with translation MSQKTLTTASGAPVADNQNSRSAGPRGPLLLDDFHLIEKLAHFNRENIPERRVHAKGSGAYGTFTVTKDITQYTRAKLFESVGKQTPTFLRFSTVGGERGSADTARDPRGFALKFYTEEGNWDIVGNNTPVFFIRDPLKFPDFIHTQKRLPQSNLGSNQAKWDFWSHSPESLHQVTILFSDRGIPDGYRHMHGFGSHTYSLINAKGERHWVKWHYKTKQGIKNLAPAEAARLAGTDPDYAQRDLFGAIERGDFPKWSVNIQIMTEAQAAAHYENPFDVTKTWSQKEFPLIEVGELELNRNPLNYFAEVEQAAFGPSNMVPGVGLSPDRMLQGRVFAYADAHRYRVGTNHQQLPVNAPRSPVNSYQRDGSMAFGSNGGASPNYEPNSYADAPKQAPQYAEPPLTLSGAADRYDHREDTDYYSHAGALFRLMDDAQKALLVSNIAGAMEGVTSAVVQVQLQHFYKADPAYGEAIAKALGVTLS, from the coding sequence ATGAGCCAGAAAACCCTTACTACTGCCAGTGGCGCCCCAGTCGCTGACAACCAGAACTCCCGCTCTGCTGGCCCGCGTGGCCCTTTGTTGCTCGACGATTTCCATCTGATCGAGAAACTCGCGCATTTCAACCGGGAAAACATTCCTGAACGCCGTGTGCACGCCAAAGGCTCGGGTGCCTACGGTACGTTTACGGTTACTAAAGACATCACCCAGTACACGCGCGCGAAGTTGTTCGAGTCAGTGGGTAAGCAGACACCAACATTCCTGCGCTTCTCTACAGTAGGCGGTGAGCGGGGCTCGGCGGATACCGCGCGCGACCCGCGTGGCTTTGCCTTGAAGTTTTATACAGAAGAAGGTAACTGGGACATCGTTGGCAACAATACGCCGGTGTTCTTCATCCGCGATCCGCTCAAATTTCCGGATTTCATCCACACGCAAAAACGCTTGCCGCAGAGCAACCTTGGCAGCAACCAGGCCAAGTGGGACTTCTGGTCGCATTCACCCGAATCGCTGCATCAGGTCACGATTCTGTTTTCGGATCGCGGCATTCCCGATGGATACCGTCATATGCACGGCTTCGGCAGCCACACCTACAGTCTGATCAATGCCAAAGGCGAGCGTCACTGGGTGAAGTGGCACTACAAAACCAAGCAAGGTATCAAGAATCTGGCCCCCGCCGAGGCTGCACGTCTGGCCGGTACCGATCCTGATTATGCTCAACGTGATCTGTTTGGCGCGATTGAGCGCGGCGACTTTCCCAAGTGGAGCGTCAATATTCAGATAATGACCGAAGCCCAGGCGGCGGCTCATTACGAGAACCCTTTCGACGTGACTAAAACCTGGTCGCAGAAAGAGTTTCCGTTGATCGAGGTGGGTGAGCTGGAGCTCAACCGTAATCCGCTGAACTACTTTGCTGAAGTGGAGCAGGCCGCCTTTGGTCCAAGCAACATGGTTCCGGGGGTCGGCCTTTCCCCAGACCGGATGCTGCAAGGTCGCGTGTTTGCCTATGCCGATGCGCACCGGTACCGCGTGGGTACCAATCACCAACAACTGCCGGTGAATGCGCCGCGTAGCCCGGTGAACAGCTATCAGCGTGACGGCTCCATGGCGTTTGGCAGCAATGGCGGCGCGTCGCCGAACTACGAGCCAAACAGCTACGCTGATGCGCCAAAGCAGGCGCCTCAATACGCAGAGCCACCTCTGACGCTGAGCGGTGCGGCTGACCGTTACGATCACCGTGAAGACACGGACTACTACAGCCATGCAGGTGCGCTGTTCCGTTTGATGGATGATGCTCAAAAAGCATTGCTGGTCAGCAATATCGCCGGCGCAATGGAGGGTGTCACCAGTGCAGTGGTCCAGGTCCAGTTGCAACATTTCTACAAGGCAGACCCTGCTTATGGAGAAGCAATCGCAAAGGCGCTGGGCGTAACGCTTAGCTGA
- the rplQ gene encoding 50S ribosomal protein L17 gives MRHRKSGRHLSRTSSHRKAMFQNMAVSLFEHELIKTTLPKAKELRRVAEPLITLAKTDSLANRRLAFDRTRSKAIVGKLFNDLGKRYATREGGYLRILKCGFRAGDNAPMAYVELVDRATAGEAVSAE, from the coding sequence ATGCGTCATCGTAAAAGTGGTCGTCACCTGAGCCGTACCAGCTCGCACCGCAAGGCCATGTTCCAAAACATGGCGGTGTCGCTGTTCGAGCACGAGCTGATCAAAACTACACTGCCGAAAGCTAAAGAACTGCGTCGCGTTGCTGAGCCGCTGATTACTTTGGCCAAGACAGACAGCCTGGCTAACCGCCGTCTGGCTTTCGACCGTACTCGTTCGAAAGCTATCGTTGGTAAGCTCTTCAACGACCTGGGCAAGCGTTACGCTACCCGTGAGGGTGGCTACCTGCGCATCCTCAAGTGCGGTTTCCGCGCTGGCGACAACGCGCCTATGGCGTACGTCGAGTTGGTTGATCGTGCTACTGCCGGCGAAGCTGTAAGCGCCGAGTAA
- a CDS encoding DNA-directed RNA polymerase subunit alpha — MQISVNEFLTPRHIDVQVVSPTRAKITLEPLERGFGHTLGNALRRILLSSMPGCAVVEAEIDGVLHEYSAIEGVQEDVIEILLNLKGLAIKLHGRDEVTLTLSKKGSGVVTAADIQLDHDVEIVNPDHVIANLASNGALNMKLTVARGRGYEPADSRQSDEDESRSIGRLQLDSSFSPVRRIAYVVENARVEQRTNLDKLVIDLETNGTLDPEEAIRRAATILQQQLAAFVDLKGDSEPVVIEQEDEIDPILLRPVDDLELTVRSANCLKAENIYYIGDLIQRTEVELLKTPNLGKKSLTEIKDVLASRGLSLGMRLDNWPPASLKKDDKATA, encoded by the coding sequence ATGCAGATTTCGGTAAATGAGTTCCTGACACCCCGTCACATTGATGTGCAGGTTGTCAGTCCAACCCGCGCTAAGATCACTCTCGAGCCTCTCGAGCGTGGTTTTGGCCACACCCTGGGCAACGCGCTGCGCCGCATCCTGTTGTCCTCAATGCCCGGCTGTGCAGTAGTCGAGGCCGAGATTGACGGTGTGCTCCACGAGTACAGCGCCATCGAAGGTGTACAGGAAGACGTAATTGAAATCCTGTTGAACCTTAAAGGTCTGGCTATCAAGCTGCACGGCCGTGACGAAGTTACGCTGACCTTGTCGAAGAAGGGTTCGGGGGTGGTTACCGCTGCCGATATTCAGCTGGATCATGATGTCGAGATCGTTAACCCCGATCACGTAATCGCTAACCTGGCGTCTAACGGCGCCCTGAACATGAAGCTCACCGTAGCTCGTGGTCGTGGTTATGAACCGGCCGACTCGCGTCAGAGCGATGAAGACGAAAGCCGCAGCATTGGTCGCTTGCAGCTCGACTCTTCGTTCAGCCCGGTTCGCCGTATCGCATACGTGGTGGAAAACGCCCGTGTCGAACAGCGTACTAACCTGGACAAGCTGGTTATTGATCTGGAAACCAACGGTACTCTGGATCCTGAAGAGGCTATCCGCCGCGCTGCAACCATTCTGCAACAGCAGTTGGCTGCGTTCGTCGACCTCAAGGGTGACAGCGAACCAGTGGTAATCGAGCAGGAAGACGAGATCGATCCGATCCTGCTTCGCCCGGTTGACGATCTGGAACTGACTGTACGTTCGGCTAACTGCCTTAAGGCGGAAAACATTTACTACATCGGCGACCTGATTCAGCGTACCGAAGTAGAACTGTTGAAGACTCCGAACCTGGGCAAGAAATCCTTGACTGAAATCAAGGACGTTCTGGCCTCCCGCGGTCTGTCCCTCGGCATGCGCCTCGACAACTGGCCGCCTGCAAGTCTTAAGAAGGACGACAAGGCGACTGCCTGA
- the rpsD gene encoding 30S ribosomal protein S4, translated as MARYIGPKCKLARREGTDLFLKSGVRAIESKCNIEAAPGIHGQRRGRQSDYGTQLREKQKVRRIYGVLERQFSGYYKEAAGKKGATGENLLQLLECRLDNVVYRMGFGSTRAESRQLVSHKSISVNGQTVNVPSYQVRAGDVVAVREKAKNQLRIVQALDLCAQRGRVEWVEVDTEKKSGVFKNVPARSDLSADINESLIVELYSK; from the coding sequence ATGGCTCGTTACATTGGTCCAAAATGCAAACTCGCTCGTCGCGAAGGCACCGATCTCTTCCTGAAGAGCGGCGTGCGCGCGATCGAATCGAAGTGCAACATTGAAGCAGCACCTGGTATCCACGGCCAACGCCGCGGTCGCCAGTCCGACTACGGCACCCAACTGCGTGAAAAGCAGAAGGTCCGTCGTATCTACGGCGTTCTCGAGCGTCAGTTCAGCGGCTACTACAAAGAAGCTGCTGGCAAGAAAGGTGCAACCGGTGAAAACCTGCTGCAACTGCTCGAATGCCGTCTGGACAACGTTGTATACCGTATGGGCTTTGGTTCGACTCGTGCCGAATCCCGTCAGCTGGTATCGCACAAGTCGATCAGCGTTAACGGTCAAACCGTAAACGTTCCGTCCTACCAGGTTCGTGCTGGTGACGTGGTCGCAGTTCGCGAGAAAGCTAAAAACCAACTTCGCATTGTCCAAGCTCTCGATCTGTGTGCCCAACGTGGCCGCGTAGAATGGGTAGAAGTAGACACTGAGAAGAAGTCGGGCGTTTTCAAGAACGTTCCTGCTCGCAGTGATCTGTCCGCCGACATCAACGAAAGCCTGATTGTCGAGCTCTACTCCAAGTAA
- the rpsK gene encoding 30S ribosomal protein S11, which produces MAKPAARPRKKVKKTVVDGIAHIHASFNNTIVTITDRQGNALSWATSGGSGFRGSRKSTPFAAQVAAERAGQAALEYGLKNLDVNVKGPGPGRESAVRALNGCGYKIASITDVTPIPHNGCRPPKKRRV; this is translated from the coding sequence ATGGCAAAACCTGCTGCTCGTCCTCGTAAAAAAGTTAAAAAGACAGTGGTTGATGGCATCGCCCACATCCATGCTTCTTTTAACAACACCATCGTGACCATCACCGACCGTCAAGGTAACGCGCTGTCTTGGGCTACCTCTGGTGGTTCGGGTTTCCGCGGTTCCCGCAAGTCCACCCCGTTTGCTGCTCAAGTAGCTGCTGAACGTGCTGGTCAAGCTGCGCTGGAATACGGCCTGAAAAACCTCGACGTTAACGTCAAGGGTCCAGGTCCAGGTCGTGAGTCTGCTGTCCGTGCTTTGAACGGCTGTGGCTATAAGATCGCCAGCATCACCGACGTGACGCCAATCCCGCACAACGGGTGCCGTCCGCCGAAGAAGCGCCGCGTGTAA
- the rpsM gene encoding 30S ribosomal protein S13 has protein sequence MARIAGVNIPDNKHTVISLTYIYGVGRTTAQKICAVAGVNPAAKIKDLSDEQIEQLRGEVAKFTTEGDLRREINMKIKRLMDLGCYRGLRHRRGLPVRGQRTKTNARTRKGPRKPIRK, from the coding sequence ATGGCCCGTATTGCAGGCGTTAACATTCCAGATAACAAGCACACTGTTATCTCGCTGACCTACATCTATGGTGTTGGTCGCACTACTGCGCAGAAAATTTGCGCAGTTGCTGGGGTAAACCCAGCCGCTAAGATCAAGGATCTGAGCGACGAGCAGATTGAACAGCTGCGTGGCGAAGTGGCGAAGTTCACCACTGAAGGTGACCTGCGTCGCGAAATCAACATGAAAATCAAGCGTTTGATGGACCTCGGTTGCTATCGCGGTCTGCGTCATCGTCGTGGTCTTCCAGTACGCGGTCAGCGTACCAAGACTAACGCGCGTACCCGTAAAGGTCCGCGTAAGCCGATCCGCAAGTAA
- the rpmJ gene encoding 50S ribosomal protein L36: MKVRASVKKLCRNCKIIRREGVVRVICSAEPRHKQRQG; this comes from the coding sequence ATGAAAGTTCGTGCATCGGTGAAAAAGCTGTGCCGTAACTGCAAGATTATTCGCCGCGAAGGTGTTGTTCGAGTAATTTGCAGCGCGGAACCGCGTCACAAACAGCGCCAAGGCTGA
- the secY gene encoding preprotein translocase subunit SecY: MAKQGALSALGKGGMSELWARLRFLFLAIIVYRIGAHIPVPGINPDRLADLFRQNEGTILSLFNMFSGGALERMSIFALGIMPYISASIIMQLMTAVSPQLEQLKKEGEAGRRKISQYTRYGTVVLALVQAIGMSVGLAGQGVAFTGDFGFYFVAVSTFVAGAMFMMWLGEQITERGVGNGISMLIFAGIVAGLPRAIGQSFESARQGDINIFALVAIGLLAVAIIGFVVFIERGQRRIAVHYAKRQQGRKVFAAQTSHLPLKVNMAGVIPAIFASSILLFPASLGTWFGQSENMGWLQDLSQSIAPGQPLNILLFSAGIIFFCFFYTALMFNPKDVAENLKKSGAFIPGIRPGEQSARYIDGVLTRLTLFGALYMTAVCLLPQFLVVAANVPFYLGGTSLLIVVVVVMDFMSQVQSHLVSHQYESLMKKANLKGYGSGMLR, from the coding sequence ATGGCTAAGCAAGGTGCTCTCTCAGCGCTCGGCAAAGGCGGTATGTCTGAACTTTGGGCTCGTCTGCGTTTTCTGTTCCTGGCGATTATCGTCTACCGAATAGGCGCACACATCCCGGTTCCAGGTATCAACCCGGACCGACTCGCAGACCTGTTTCGACAGAATGAGGGGACCATTCTTAGCTTGTTCAACATGTTTTCCGGCGGCGCGCTGGAGCGGATGAGCATTTTTGCACTGGGGATCATGCCGTACATTTCGGCATCGATCATCATGCAACTGATGACCGCCGTCAGCCCGCAGCTGGAGCAGTTGAAGAAGGAAGGTGAAGCTGGCCGTCGCAAGATTAGCCAGTACACCCGCTACGGCACTGTCGTCCTCGCCCTGGTTCAAGCTATCGGCATGTCCGTTGGTCTGGCCGGGCAGGGCGTTGCGTTCACTGGTGACTTTGGCTTCTATTTCGTCGCGGTATCCACATTTGTGGCTGGTGCGATGTTCATGATGTGGCTGGGTGAGCAGATTACTGAGCGTGGTGTTGGCAACGGTATCTCGATGTTGATTTTCGCAGGTATCGTCGCCGGTCTTCCGAGAGCAATCGGGCAGTCTTTCGAGTCTGCACGTCAGGGCGATATCAATATCTTTGCCCTGGTTGCCATCGGTTTGCTGGCAGTAGCGATTATCGGTTTTGTGGTGTTCATTGAGCGTGGTCAGCGTCGTATTGCTGTTCACTACGCCAAGCGTCAGCAGGGCCGCAAGGTTTTTGCTGCGCAGACCAGCCACTTGCCGCTGAAAGTGAATATGGCCGGTGTTATTCCGGCAATTTTCGCGAGCAGCATTTTGCTGTTTCCGGCTTCGTTGGGTACCTGGTTTGGTCAGTCTGAAAATATGGGCTGGCTGCAGGACCTCTCTCAGTCGATCGCTCCTGGTCAGCCGTTGAATATTCTGCTGTTTAGTGCAGGGATTATTTTCTTCTGCTTCTTCTATACGGCGTTGATGTTCAATCCGAAAGACGTAGCGGAAAACCTGAAGAAGTCCGGTGCCTTTATTCCGGGCATCCGTCCAGGTGAGCAGTCTGCACGCTACATTGATGGCGTTTTGACTCGTTTGACCCTGTTCGGTGCTCTATATATGACGGCCGTGTGCCTGTTGCCCCAGTTCCTGGTGGTTGCAGCAAACGTTCCGTTCTACCTTGGCGGGACCTCGTTGCTGATCGTGGTCGTGGTTGTGATGGACTTCATGTCCCAAGTACAATCGCACCTCGTTTCGCACCAGTACGAATCCCTGATGAAGAAAGCCAACCTGAAGGGTTACGGCAGCGGCATGTTGCGCTGA